A window from Zingiber officinale cultivar Zhangliang chromosome 7A, Zo_v1.1, whole genome shotgun sequence encodes these proteins:
- the LOC122002834 gene encoding E3 ubiquitin-protein ligase CIP8-like: protein MASASDVFLLASLPFLRSPPPIPFASGAGSSFPMNPDFSEFSVSEASMEETASGPFSSSLGLDFEREEDGEFLDREYDWAADEFFVGRSMSSPFASIDFSRAHPTDSQSLRVTGFESDSDSVHEQVLASLNEGEEQDSVAASADLDLGVPLPWDCFQIEGSRRDFSEEFEWEEVDARIEERDVISLTVIGDEERSEVIRDLDHDEEESRDVGWEVLMSVNNLGHDMVDPDDAEAYFVDEEESLGDASDSEVYEVLVGQFADDSAIKVSPPAAKSVVESLPSVLLTEEEVAKADAVCAVCKDGILVDERVKRLPCSHIYHNECILPWLAIRNSCPLCRFELPTDDPEYENWKGRRAAAAAGIGIISDESQHRYDFEVLPVA from the coding sequence ATGGCGAGCGCTTCCGACGTCTTCCTCCTCGCTTCCCTCCCCTTCCTTCGTTCTCCTCCGCCGATACCTTTCGCATCCGGCGCTGGATCCTCCTTCCCCATGAACCCTGATTTTTCTGAATTTAGCGTCTCCGAGGCGTCTATGGAGGAGACCGCCTCCGGCCCCTTCTCCTCGAGTCTCGGGTTGGATTTCGAGAGGGAGGAAGATGGGGAGTTCCTGGACCGCGAATACGACTGGGCGGCCGACGAATTTTTCGTCGGCAGGAGTATGAGCTCCCCGTTCGCGTCGATCGACTTCTCCCGGGCTCATCCGACCGATTCACAAAGCCTTCGCGTGACGGGGTTTGAGTCGGATTCTGATTCTGTCCACGAGCAGGTCTTAGCTTCTCTTAACGAAGGGGAAGAACAGGATTCAGTCGCCGCTTCCGCTGATCTGGATCTGGGCGTTCCGCTTCCCTGGGATTGCTTTCAAATCGAAGGGAGCAGGAGAGATTTCAGTGAGGAGTTCGAGTGGGAGGAGGTAGACGCTCGCATCGAAGAAAGGGACGTGATCAGTCTCACGGTTATCGGCGACGAGGAGAGATCCGAAGTGATTCGAGATCTCGACCACGACGAGGAAGAGTCTCGGGACGTCGGTTGGGAGGTGCTCATGTCCGTCAACAACTTAGGTCACGACATGGTGGATCCCGACGACGCGGAGGCGTACTTCGTCGacgaagaagagagcttaggcgACGCCTCAGATTCCGAGGTTTACGAAGTCCTTGTAGGGCAATTCGCCGACGATAGTGCCATCAAGGTTAGCCCACCAGCAGCTAAATCGGTGGTGGAGAGCCTCCCGTCGGTGCTCCTCACGGAGGAGGAGGTTGCCAAGGCCGACGCAGTATGCGCAGTGTGCAAAGATGGGATCTTGGTGGACGAAAGAGTTAAGCGGCTTCCTTGCTCGCATATTTATCACAACGAATGCATCCTGCCATGGCTGGCGATTCGAAACTCTTGCCCCCTCTGCCGGTTCGAGCTTCCAACCGACGATCCCGAGTACGAGAACTGGAAAGGGAGGAGGGCAGCAGCGGCGGCTGGAATTGGGATCATCTCCGACGAGTCACAGCACAGGTATGATTTTGAAGTGTTGCCTGTAGCTTAA